In Ancalomicrobiaceae bacterium S20, the following proteins share a genomic window:
- a CDS encoding FtsX-like permease family protein yields MTSPTPIVPPQAVAGRALVLVVAIMCFLACLAVGGLALVSSAARDWQLDISREITIQVKPQDGVPLEPQLQKAMTIARDTAGIRNVRLMSDRDSAKLLEPWLGSGLDLGALPVPRLIVIELSDPEAADLKGLRTRLQREVDNAVLDDHSVWSGRLRTMAGAMVAAGVTVVVLVLVAMVLSVVFATRAAMAGNKDVIEVLHFVGAEDRFIAKEFQRHFLMMGLKGGAIGGAAALVSFLLADWFTRETPGLALSDQAHALFGGFAVGLEGYAGALVVVGVVAGLTALTSRWTVRSYLRQLE; encoded by the coding sequence TTGACCTCGCCGACCCCGATCGTGCCGCCCCAGGCCGTGGCCGGCCGGGCGCTGGTGCTGGTCGTGGCGATCATGTGCTTTCTCGCCTGTCTGGCGGTCGGCGGCCTGGCGCTGGTCTCCTCGGCCGCGCGCGACTGGCAGCTCGACATCTCGCGCGAGATCACCATCCAGGTGAAGCCGCAGGACGGCGTGCCGCTCGAACCGCAGCTTCAGAAGGCGATGACGATCGCCCGCGACACGGCCGGCATCCGCAATGTGCGGCTGATGTCGGACCGCGACAGCGCCAAGCTGCTCGAACCCTGGCTCGGATCGGGCCTCGATCTCGGCGCGCTGCCGGTGCCACGGCTGATCGTGATCGAGCTCTCCGATCCGGAAGCCGCCGATCTCAAGGGCCTGCGCACGCGGCTGCAGCGCGAGGTCGACAACGCCGTCCTCGACGATCACAGCGTCTGGTCCGGGCGGCTCAGGACCATGGCCGGCGCCATGGTCGCGGCCGGTGTCACGGTGGTGGTGCTGGTGCTGGTCGCCATGGTGCTGTCGGTCGTGTTCGCGACCCGCGCCGCCATGGCCGGCAACAAGGACGTGATCGAGGTGCTGCATTTCGTCGGCGCCGAGGATCGCTTCATCGCCAAGGAGTTCCAGCGCCACTTCCTGATGATGGGCCTCAAGGGCGGCGCGATCGGCGGCGCCGCGGCGCTCGTCTCGTTCCTGCTCGCCGACTGGTTCACGCGCGAGACCCCCGGCCTCGCGCTCAGCGATCAGGCGCACGCGCTGTTCGGCGGTTTCGCGGTCGGGCTCGAGGGCTATGCCGGAGCCCTGGTGGTGGTCGGCGTGGTCGCCGGCCTGACCGCCTTGACCTCCCGTTGGACCGTGCGCAGCTACCTGCGCCAACTGGAATGA
- a CDS encoding MJ0042-type zinc finger domain-containing protein → MVRWKRRDRARRGCCRLPAPGVFRRPVGLATSHRPNGSRRESRVRFAEPAPRGVDVSLTIPHRASADGPEFTRHSARRAHGLAQNTGVFEAMRASCPNCGTTYVIPDDRIGPKGRKVRCAKCETQWVATRELDPALADAFEAVGVDRPVRAAAPPPAEPPRPATPVMAARASAEEAEPAPIRVETPPGAGSFFASDDTWPGANADPFADAGSSAATGTDETGGEDAAAPTAAEAPAAGEGGIGRKLTRLATKAAPDIESLARIRSIGAKATRKRRRVSDFIQISSRVRPFLGMAVLVLSLGVAAASILMREALVARFPDLAGLYRTIGFDVNLRGLIFDKVETLREMDNGQPVLVVEGIVENITTGYRAVPALRLALRGDDQQEIYAWSIEPRADRLAPGETVRFRSRLASPPEQAADLAIRFTDRRSKPAAPHAAPKPTADEAPHDAPHH, encoded by the coding sequence GTGGTTCGCTGGAAGCGGCGGGATCGGGCCCGCCGCGGTTGCTGCCGGCTTCCGGCGCCCGGCGTCTTCCGCCGACCAGTCGGCCTCGCGACCTCGCATCGGCCAAACGGCAGCCGACGCGAATCGCGCGTCCGATTCGCCGAGCCTGCGCCCCGCGGCGTTGACGTTTCATTAACGATACCGCATCGCGCCTCCGCCGACGGCCCGGAGTTTACGCGCCATTCAGCCCGACGGGCGCATGGTCTCGCGCAGAACACCGGCGTTTTCGAGGCCATGCGCGCAAGCTGTCCCAACTGCGGCACCACCTATGTGATCCCCGACGACCGGATCGGTCCGAAGGGGCGCAAGGTCCGTTGCGCCAAGTGCGAGACGCAATGGGTCGCCACGCGCGAGCTCGATCCGGCGCTCGCCGATGCCTTCGAAGCCGTCGGGGTCGACCGCCCGGTTCGCGCTGCCGCCCCGCCGCCCGCCGAGCCGCCGCGTCCCGCCACGCCGGTGATGGCGGCGCGCGCGAGCGCGGAGGAGGCGGAGCCGGCACCGATCCGCGTCGAGACACCGCCGGGCGCCGGCAGCTTCTTCGCCTCGGACGACACCTGGCCGGGCGCGAACGCGGATCCGTTCGCCGATGCGGGCTCGTCGGCGGCGACCGGCACGGACGAAACCGGTGGCGAGGACGCCGCCGCTCCGACCGCCGCCGAGGCGCCGGCCGCGGGCGAGGGCGGCATCGGTCGAAAACTCACGCGCCTGGCGACCAAGGCCGCCCCCGACATCGAGTCGCTGGCGCGCATCCGCTCGATCGGCGCCAAGGCGACCCGCAAACGCCGCCGTGTGAGCGACTTCATCCAGATTTCCTCACGGGTTCGGCCGTTCCTGGGCATGGCGGTTCTGGTCCTGTCGCTCGGCGTTGCGGCCGCATCGATCCTGATGCGCGAGGCGCTCGTCGCCCGCTTCCCCGATCTCGCCGGGCTCTATCGGACGATCGGCTTCGATGTGAACCTGCGCGGGCTCATCTTCGACAAGGTCGAGACCCTGCGCGAAATGGACAATGGCCAGCCTGTGCTCGTCGTCGAAGGCATCGTCGAGAACATCACCACCGGCTATCGCGCCGTGCCGGCGCTGCGCCTGGCGCTGCGCGGCGACGATCAGCAGGAGATCTATGCTTGGTCGATCGAGCCGAGAGCGGATAGGCTGGCCCCCGGCGAGACGGTGCGGTTCCGCAGTCGTCTCGCCTCTCCACCCGAGCAGGCGGCGGATCTCGCGATCCGCTTCACCGACCGCCGGTCCAAACCGGCAGCGCCGCATGCCGCCCCGAAGCCGACAGCCGACGAAGCCCCACATGACGCTCCCCACCATTGA
- the hpt gene encoding hypoxanthine phosphoribosyltransferase, with protein MTLPTIDVLFDADAIARRNRELAAEIRAADFVDNVLVVAVLKGSFVFAADLIRALHSAGISPQVDFISLSSYREATTSSGVVTVVRDLETDVAGRDVLLIDDILESGRTLSYAKSLVLERGARRAAVVVLLDKPGHRVADIEAEFVGFECPDKFVVGYGMDAAHAFRELPFIGYVVDKG; from the coding sequence ATGACGCTCCCCACCATTGATGTACTCTTCGATGCCGACGCGATCGCGCGGCGGAACCGGGAGCTCGCCGCCGAGATCCGCGCTGCCGACTTCGTCGACAACGTGCTCGTCGTCGCCGTGCTCAAGGGCAGTTTCGTCTTCGCGGCCGACCTGATCCGCGCGCTGCATAGCGCGGGAATCTCGCCGCAGGTCGATTTCATCTCGCTGTCGAGCTACCGCGAGGCAACCACGTCCTCGGGCGTGGTCACGGTGGTCAGGGATCTGGAGACGGATGTCGCCGGGCGCGACGTGCTGCTGATCGACGACATTCTGGAGTCCGGCCGGACGCTGTCCTACGCCAAGTCGCTGGTGCTGGAGCGCGGCGCACGGCGCGCGGCGGTGGTCGTGCTTTTGGACAAGCCGGGCCATCGGGTCGCGGATATCGAAGCGGAGTTCGTCGGCTTCGAGTGTCCGGACAAGTTCGTGGTCGGTTACGGCATGGACGCGGCACACGCGTTTCGCGAATTGCCCTTTATCGGTTATGTAGTCGATAAGGGCTGA
- a CDS encoding response regulator gives MARILLAEDDDSVRAFVKRALEFDGHEILPVEDGATALEVLARENGRFDLIVSDIKMPVMDGIALALNSARDYPTLPIVLMTGFADQRERAHGLDHLVRDVVLKPFTLADIRRTVGSALAIQGEGEARLAG, from the coding sequence ATGGCGCGCATTCTGCTCGCGGAAGACGATGATTCGGTCAGGGCGTTCGTGAAGCGGGCGCTCGAGTTCGACGGGCACGAGATCCTGCCGGTCGAGGACGGCGCGACCGCGCTCGAAGTGCTCGCGCGCGAGAACGGCCGCTTCGACCTGATCGTCTCCGACATCAAGATGCCGGTCATGGACGGCATCGCGCTGGCGCTCAATTCGGCGCGCGACTATCCGACCCTGCCGATCGTGCTGATGACCGGCTTCGCCGATCAGCGCGAGCGCGCCCATGGGCTCGATCATCTGGTCCGCGACGTGGTGCTGAAGCCGTTCACGCTGGCCGACATCCGCAGGACGGTCGGCAGCGCGCTCGCGATCCAAGGCGAGGGCGAGGCGCGGCTGGCGGGGTGA
- a CDS encoding alpha/beta hydrolase — MDIVKANGIDLACESFGQTNDAAILLIAGLGTQMVRWTTPFCETLAAYGYRVIRFDNRDAGYSSHLSEHQPPDFAALVAALMAGRQPELAYALPDMAADAVALLDALGIEQAHVVGRSMGGMIAQIMASDHPGRVRSLTSIMSSTGNPALPQAMPDVMAMMMRPAPDPITDEAAFVAHRLAFARRLAGTGYPFDDEAHCDLVREEARRAYDPAGFGRQLAAMACAGDRRARLATIRAPSLVIHGEDDPLIPPACGRDTAASIPHAELMVIDGMGHDLPRTLDQTIIEAINRTARRASEFETNPIENSG, encoded by the coding sequence ATGGACATCGTGAAAGCGAACGGGATCGATCTCGCCTGCGAGAGCTTCGGCCAGACGAACGACGCCGCGATCCTGCTGATTGCGGGATTGGGCACCCAGATGGTTCGCTGGACGACGCCCTTCTGCGAGACCCTGGCGGCGTATGGCTATCGGGTGATCCGCTTCGACAACCGCGACGCCGGCTACTCGAGCCACCTGAGCGAACACCAGCCCCCTGACTTCGCAGCTCTGGTCGCCGCGCTCATGGCCGGGCGTCAGCCCGAACTCGCCTACGCGCTGCCCGATATGGCCGCCGATGCCGTCGCCCTGCTGGACGCGCTCGGCATCGAGCAGGCCCATGTGGTCGGACGATCAATGGGCGGGATGATCGCGCAGATCATGGCGAGCGACCATCCGGGCCGGGTACGATCCTTGACGTCCATCATGTCGAGCACCGGCAATCCGGCGCTCCCGCAGGCCATGCCGGATGTCATGGCGATGATGATGCGACCGGCGCCCGACCCCATCACGGACGAAGCCGCCTTCGTCGCGCACAGGCTCGCCTTCGCGCGTCGCCTAGCGGGAACGGGCTACCCGTTCGACGACGAAGCCCATTGTGATCTGGTTCGGGAGGAAGCCCGACGCGCCTACGATCCCGCAGGCTTCGGTCGGCAGCTCGCAGCAATGGCCTGTGCCGGCGACCGGCGCGCGCGGTTGGCGACCATCCGGGCGCCGAGCCTCGTCATTCACGGCGAGGACGATCCCCTGATACCACCCGCCTGCGGAAGAGATACCGCCGCGTCGATTCCCCATGCGGAGCTCATGGTGATCGACGGCATGGGACACGACCTGCCGCGCACGCTCGATCAGACGATCATCGAAGCGATCAACCGAACGGCCCGACGGGCATCCGAGTTCGAGACGAATCCGATCGAAAACAGCGGCTGA